The Streptomyces noursei ATCC 11455 sequence AGCCAGAAGCAGCCCAGTGACCAGGGCATGGCTGTCGGGGTCCGCCTCCCACACCAGTTCCAGCTGGTCGACAAGAATGAGCAGAGGCGGGTGCCCGTCAGTGGCACAGTCCAACACTCTTTGAGCCGCTAGGACGCCGGCCTCGAGCGCGTCGAGTTGGTGCATCGCGCGGGCGCCCTCGGAGCCGAGCCCGGCTGTGCCGTCGCCAGTCGCCACACTGGCCTCGATCCCGAACATCTTCAGGGACAGTGTCGCCGACTGCAGGCGACTCGTGCCACGCCTGAGCCTGTCCGTGAGGCGTGCCTCGTGCTCCTCGCCGTTGATCCGCAGAAATTCGCGCAGCGCGCGGACCGGCGCGGGTTGCCGTAACGACCGGCTGTGCCGGGCGCGCGCATGGTCGACGACATACCGGGCGACCTGTACAGCGAACAGATAGCGCCAGATCAGCGACTTGGCGGTGTCCGACGTGATGCCCTGAAGATCGAACCGGCGGATCTCATCGCCCGCAGCGCTGTCCGGCATGATCTCGGCCGTCGGACCGGGATACATGCCCCCGTGGGCGAGTTGAGCGCAGATGGCACTCTTACCCGAACCCTTTCTGCCAATGACCAGCGACTTACGCCCGTGGAGTGCCGCTTCATAGGCGAGCGTCCGCTGGAAGCCTTGCCTCAGCAGGCCATCGGCGAAGTCATGTTCGGCGTCATCACGCCCAAAGAAGAGATCACGTACGGGCTGGTGCACCTGATCCACGATGTCTGCGACTCCTCCTGTGCCGGTGGCTCCTTGACGGGTGCCGCGGCTGCCCCTGCGGTACGGATCCGCGCCGACAGCCCGCCCAGATTAACCGTTCATAAGCCCAGTGGCGCAGGCGTACGCATAATGAGCAAGACAGACGCGAGTCTTATGCGATGCCGAGTGAGGAGCCTCGTCGACGGAGGCATCATCCAATTCCGGGGGACGACGTGGAAGAGTACGGGGACACGGAGGCGCCTCTCAATGAAGTCGCGGGAGCGTTACGCCGGCTGGACGGAGATGTCGACGCCCTGGGAACGCGGGTCGAAGCAGTGCAGGGCAATGTCACAGCGCTACGAGGCGAGCTGCGGACCATGGCCTCTGAACTCGGTGACGTCTCGCACACCATCGACCGGGTCGAAGGTTCCGTACGTCAGCTTGAGCATAAGTTAGTTGAGTTCACGGATCAGTACACCAGAGATCAGGTCCGGGCGCGTGCTGAGGCAGAGTTGGCCCGGCTGACGACTGAGTGGCACGCACGGTTCGAACAGCGCCGACAAACACGCGCCCTGGCTCACGGACTCGTCCACGCGCTGACGAAGGACGCTCTGGAGAAGGGCATGGTGGACAAAGACCTGGTAGCCGCCTGCGCCCAGGAACGCATGCTCATGGACCGTGGATTCTGGCTCGGCCCGGCGGTGGTAGCTCTCGCGGCCCGCCATCTCGACAAAGAACCACAGATGCACCGTGCCCGGGCTCAGGCGTACTCGATCGACCAGGCCCGTGCCAACCTCTTCTTCACCTTGACCTGTACACGCCTGGGCGAATTGGACGAAGCCGCCCGCTGGATGGACCGCTATCTGCAGTCACTCGACCCCTACGCCTTGGACGAGGACTTCCACGTCGTACTCGACGCCGTCGCTTGCAACGAGCTGGGGGCACAAGCACATGCATACACCCGGCAGGCAATGCGGCAGTGGCTCAGCCGTCTTGAGCTGGCGCAGGCGACCACACTTGAGACTCAAGTCGCCCGTCACATGGGTGACTTGGGGAAGGCCCTGCCAACACAGCGATACCAGGAACTAGGCAGCTTGTGCACCGACGGTTGGGATGGCCTGCGCAGCGGCTGGGAGTGGGCGACCGTCCCGAAGGCCACGCTCGCCCATCTGCGCCGCGCCTTCCCCGGTGACCTAGACGACGGTCCGGCAGGACACGTCGACAGCGCTCTCGACGCGCTCATCGACCGACATGACACCGACGAGGCACAGCTCGCGTCACGCATCCGCTATCTCGAACTCGTCGTCGAGCACAGTGGTGACGAGAAGACAGCACGCCAGGAGCACACGGCACAGCGGAACGCCGCAAAGCCGGTGAACCTCCGGACACTGCTGGTGAACGCTGTCTTCATGCCGGAAGCCGTGCATCTTGGAGAGGAGGCACGCTTGTTGGCACTCCGTGCAGTGTGGCCCCACGTGCTGAACTCGTCCGAAGCCTACGTGCAACGCTCCCGGTCACTACTCCCCCGGCAGATCGACGTCAGCTGGGGTGAGTGGAATCGCCCGCTTCCCGCAGACCCGACCGCGCCCGTCCCAGAACAGCAACTGGTCGACGAAGTGCGGGAGCTGATAGAGGAGCGCACCCATCAGAAGGTCGAATCCGTCCGGCTCAATCGGTTCCGGTTCCTCGCCGCTGCCGTGACGACCGTGGTGGGCGTGATCACGGCGTTCCTCCTTCCACAAGGCGTACCGCGGGTCATCGCCGCCACACTCGCAACCGCTGCCGTCATTCTGACGATCGCCGAGTGGCGGCGAGTCCCGGCACGCAAGCAGGAACTCAGCCGTGAAGGCCGAGACAGTGCCCAGACCGCCGCCGCCGTCCTGAACCAGGCGTTGACCCAACGCGTCACGTTCTTCACTACATGGCATGAGAACCTCGATGTTGCTCCCCAACTGGCAACCTGGGCGAACCAGGCGTGGCGGCGCGAGGCGGGTGTGCTCGAAGGAGGCACTCGGGACGCAAGCAGCGACAACAGGGAGAACGAATGATGATGGGTCCCCGCGACGGCCGCCGCTTCGTCGGTCTGGGCGGCCGCTTCGAACTGGTCGACCACATGGGTAGCGGCGGATTCGGAGACGTTTGGCGTGCCCGCGACGCGATGCTCGGCCGCGAAGTAGCTCTGAAATTCCTCGCCTTAGACAGGCTGGCGGGGCCGCGGCCGGATCCGGAGCGGGTCCGGCAAATACGTGAGCGGTTCGCGCGCGAGAGCCTGATCGCTGCCAAGGTCGACAGCCCGTATGTCGCCAGCATTTACGACTGTGACATGGACAACGAGACGCCATTCCTCGTCATGGAATACGTGGACGGTGAGCCGCTGAACGCCCATGTGGGCATCACCCCCCTACCACTGGCACGTACCTGTCGTTGGAGCGGTCAGATTGCCCAGGGCCTCGCCGCCGCTCACGACCAGAGCGTCGTCCACCGTGACATCAAACCCGGCAATGTGCTCGTGCGGGAGGCCGACAGCGACGTACGCCTCGTCGACTTCGGTCTGTCCCGTTTCGTCGACGCTACCGAGACACGCAGCGCGGCTGGCACACCGCTGTACATGTCACCCGAGCGGTGCCGCGCCGAGCCTGGCGACGAACGCAGCGACCTGTACTCACTCGGCTGCGTGATGTACGAAATGGTCACTGGATGGCCACCATTCGGCGACACCCGCGCCGATCCCGTCGCTCTCACCCAAGCCCACCAGAACAAGGCGCCCACGCCGCCGCGAGCGCGGGTGGCAGGAGTGCCACCGACACTCGAAAAACTGATCATGACACTACTCGCCAAGGATCCCCAGCACCGGCCCCGCAACGCGCGCGCGGTCGTCCATGCGATCAAGGAGATCGAACAGGACCTCGACGCTTCCGGAGCAGAGCAACGTGCTCACGGCCCCGCACCGGGCTCGGACGCGTCCGGCAACGGCTTTGCGGATCAACTCAGCGCTGCCGAACTCACCGTACGGCGGCTTATCTGGAAGCACGGCCAAGACCATGCTCTGGTCATCACAGCGCGCATGGAACTTGCCGACCTCACCGGGCATAGCGGTGACGTGCGCGGAGCCGCCGAACTGTACGACCGTCTCGGTCAGGACTGCAGCACCTGGTTCGGTCCGGGGCACAGTCGCACGCTCGACGCCTTTGAAGGTATGGCGCGGTGGGTCAGCGCTTAAGGCGAGGAAACCCAGAGCACTGCCCTCGGATCCCGACCTTCCCCTCCGGAAACCTCCCCCTCGATCGCCCCCAGCATCAATCCGGCACGAGAGCGGCAACCCAGCACGGATGGCCCCGCGGTCAGTAGTGATAGCGCGCCGCGAGGATCACGATCTCTTTGTCCGTGACCAGGTATACGAGGCGGTGTTCGTCGTCGATCCGCCTCGACCATGCCCCAGGCAAGTGGTACTTGAGTGGCTCGGGCTTGCCGATCCCCGTGAAGGGATCGCGCTTGACGTCCTCGATGAGCTTGTTGATCCGAGCGAGCATCTTGCGGTCGTTCTTGAGCCAGGACGTGTAGTCCTCCCAGCCCTGATCCTCGAAGACAAGCCTCACGCAGCACCCTCAGCAGGATCCGTAGCATCCGGATCGATCAGCTCGCGCTCCGAGACGTTGATGTCGCCCAGGGCGTTCTCGTACGCCTTGAGCAGTCGCCGCGCGTTCGCAGGGGAACGCAGCAGGTACGAGCCCTCGCGCAGTGCCGCGTAATCCTCGGCCGAGACGAGCACAGCATTGCCGTGCTTGGAGACAATCTCGATGGCCTCGTGATCGTCATTGACCTTCTTGATCAGTGGAAAGAGAGCCTTGCGGGCTTCGCTCGCAGTTATCGACATGAACTGACCCCCTACCTCGAGTGGTACTGAATAACGTACCACTCACGGCCACCTCAAGCGAAGTCAATAAGTGACGATCCGTCATGAAACCCAGCACCATCCCAGCACGGGAAACAGCAGGGGGTCGACTCCTTGAAGAGTCGACCCCGTTTTACCTGCATGTTTGCCAGGTCGCCAACGTGGTGTTATTTCATCCGCTCACACATTGAAGCGGAACTCCACCACGTCCCCGTCCTGCATGATGTATTCCTTGCCCTCCATGCGGGCCTTGCCGGCGGAGCGGGCTTCGGCGACGGAGCCGGTCTCGACCAGGTCGGCGAAGGAGACGACCTCGGCCTTGATGAAGCCCTTCTGGAAGTCGGTGTGGATGACTCCGGCGGCCTCGGGGGCGGTGGCGCCCTTCTTGATCGTCCAGGCGCGGCTCTCCTTGGGACCGGCGGTCAGGTACGTCTGCAGCCCCAGGGTGTCGAAGCCGACGCGGGCGAGGGTGGCCAGGCCGGGCTCCTCCTGGCCGACGGACTGCAGGAGTTCCAGGGCCTCCTCGTCGTCCAGCTCGGCGAGGTCGGCCTCCAGCTTGGCGTTGAGGAAGATCGCCTCGGCGGGGGCGACCAGGGCCCGCTGCTCGTTCTTGAAGTCCTCGTCGGTGAGCTCTTCCTCGTCGACGTTGAAGACGTAGAGGAAGGGCTTGGTGGTGAGGAGGTGCAGGTCGTGCAGCAGCTCGGTCTTCTCCGTGCCCTGGACGTAGCCGGCGGCGAAGAGGGTGCGGCCCTCCTCCAGGATGGCCTTGACCTCCTCGACGGCCTTGACCTTGGGGGCCACGTCCTTCTTGATCCGCGACTCCTTCTGGAGGCGCGGCAGCACCTTCTCGATGGTCTGGAGGTCGGCGAGGATCAGCTCGGTGTTGATGGTCTCGATGTCGCTCTTGGGCGAGACCTTGCCGTCGACGTGGACGACGTTCTCGTCCTTGAAGGCGCGGATGACCTGGCAGATCGCGTCGGACTCGCGGATGTTGGCGAGGAACTTGTTGCCCAGGCCCTCGCCCTCGGAGGCGCCCCGGACGATGCCGGCGATGTCGACGAAGTCGACGGTGGCGGGCAGCACCCGCGCGGAGCCGAAGATCTCGGCGAGCTTGGTGAGGCGGGCATCGGGGACGCCGACCACGCCGACGTTCGGCTCGATGGTGGCGAACGGGTAGTTGGCCGCCAGCACGTCGTTCTTGGTCAGGGCGTTGAACAGGGTCGACTTGCCGACATTGGGCAGACCGACGATTCCGATCGTGAGCGACACGGTGGCGACTTCCCGGAGCTGGAGGTGGGCGAAGGGCGGGCCGCTTCCCGGATCCGGCCGGTGGGACCGGGCCTGGCCGAGGAGGGCCGATCCACCAGTCTACTGGGCGGGCCCCGCCGGGCCGGGCGGACCGCACGCGGCGCCGGGGAGGGCGCCCGCCGCGCCGCGTGCCCCGGTGGCGTGCGCCGGGCCGCCTAACAGTGCCCCCAAGGGAGGTCAAAGCGCGTGTCCCATGACCGATTAATCCCACTTAGCGGCCTACCGTTGCCGAGTGGAGCAAGACGTGGAGCAATACACGGAGGAACGCGAAGCGCGCACGGCCCCGTGCGGTCGGCCGCACGACGGCGGCCCGGACCCGGGGCGGGACGCCCGGCTCCCACGCCCCGCGGAGGCCGTGGGACCCGATCCCGACGACGCCTTCCTGTCCGCGATGCGGGCGTCGGGCTATGCGTCGGTACCGGCCGGCACCGAGGTCACGGCCCGCGGCTACGCCCCCACGCCGGCGGAGTTCCGGGCGTCGGCCGTGCGGGCGGGCGAGTGGATGCCGCGGCCGGCCGCCGGGCCGCCCACCGAGGGCGAGGAGGTCGCGGCCGTCTACCGGGCGGGCCCGCGGCGTCCCCCGGCGCCCGCCCCGGTGGCCGGGCTGCTCCGCCGGATGCCGGCCGCCAAGCTGACCGGCCTCGGCTGCGGGCTGCTGGCCACCGCCGCGCTGCTGGCCTTCGGGTTCCTGGACCGCTGGCTGTTCGGCGGCACACAGACCGCGTACGGGGTGTTCTTCCTGCTGGTCAGCGTGGCGGCCGGGGCGTGGGTGCGGCCCCTGGACCTGGTCGCGGCGCCGGTCGCGCTGCCGATCGCGTTCGCCGTCGGCACGCTGCCGGTGCAGCACGGTCCCGCGGGCCTCACCGGGCTGCTGATCGGCGTCTTCACCGTCCTGGCCCTGAACGCCGGGTGGCTCTACGGGGGCACGCTGGTCTGCGGGCTGCTGGTGCTGGTCCGTAAGGCGCTGCTCATCGCCGGCCGTCGGGCCAGCCGACCGGTGAGTCGACAGCGGCGCTCGGGGCCCGGTCCGCGGGCGTCGGCCCCGGGGCCGGACGGGTCCGCGCCGCGGGCCCCGGACCGTTCCCGGCCGGGGAGCCGCCCGCGGCAGGCGGCGCGCCGGTAGCGGGCGCGGCCTGGGCGGCTCCGGTGGAGCCGGCGGCGGAGGGCCGCGCGGCCATGGCGGCCCCCACGATCCCCGCGTCGTTCTGCAGCCGCGCCGGCACGATCTCGGCCCTGATCCCCTCGATCAGCGGCAGGAACTTCTCCGCCTTGCGGCTCACCCCGCCGCCGATCACGAACAGGGCGGGCGAGAAGAGCATCTCCACGTGGGCAAGGTACTTCTGGACCCGGTGCGCCCACTGCTGCCAGTTGAGCTCCTCGTCCTCCTTGGCCTTGGTGGAGGCACGCTTCTCGGCGTCGTGGCCGTGCAGCTCCAGGTGGCCCAGCTCGGTGTTGGGGACCAGCCGGCCGTCGATGAAGACGGCGCTGCCGATGCCGGTGCCGAAGGTGAGGACGACGACCGTGCCATTGCGGCCCCGGCCGGCGCCGAACTGCATCTCGGCCAGGCCCGCGGCGTCCGCGTCGTTGAGCAGGGTGACCGGGCTGCCGCCGGTGTCGCCGCCGAGCCGGCCGGTGAGCAGCGCGGCGGCGTCCGTGCCGATCCAGCGCTTGTCGACGTTGGCGGCCGTCCTGGTCGTCCCGCCGGTGACCACACCGGGGAAGGTCGCGCCGACCGGGCCGGTCCACCCGAAGTGGTCCACGACCTCCCTGACGCAGTCGGCGACCGCCTCGGGGGTGGCCGGGTGCGGCGTCAGTACCTTGTAACGCTCGTCGGCCAGCTCGCCGCGTTCCAGATCGACCGGGGCGCCTTTGATGCCCGATCCGCCGATGTCCACACCGAAGACCCTCATGAGAAAAGGCTAGGCGCGTACTCCGCCCGCCGCTCCCGGTATGGCGGGACGGCGGGCGGGCGACGGTGGTCGATCAGTCCTCGACGGCGGCCTTGGCCTCGGCGCGCAGGTCGCGGCGGAGCTCCTTGGGCAGCGAGAAGGCGATCGACTCCTCGGCGGCGGTGATCGTCTCGACGTCGTCGAAGCCGCGGGCGGCCAGCCACTCCAGGACCCCGTCGACCAGGATCTCGGGGACGGAGGCGCCGGAGGTGACACCGACCGTGGTCACGCCCTCCAGCCAGCTCTCGTCGATCTCCTCGGCGTAGTCGACCAGGTAGGACGCGGTGGCGCCGGCGCCGAGGGCGACCTCGACCAGGCGCTTGGAGTTCGAGGAGTTCCGGGAGCCGACGACGATGACGAGGTCGGCGTGGGCGCCCATCTGCTTGACCGCGATCTGACGGTTCTGGGTGGCGTAGCAGATGTCGTCGCTGGGCGGCGAGAGGAGGTTGGGGAAGCGGCCCTTGAGGGCGTCGACGGTCTCCATGGTCTCGTCCACGGAGAGCGTGGTCTGGGAGAGCCAGACGACCTTTTCCGGGTCGCGGACCTCGACGTTCGCGACGTCCTTGGGGCCGTCGACGAGCTGGATGTGCTCGGGGGCCTCGCCACTGGTGCCGATGACCTCCTCATGGCCCTCGTGGCCGATCAGGAGGATGTCGTAGTCCTCGTTGGCGAAGCGGACGGCCTCCTTGTGGACCTTGGTGACCAGGGGGCAGGTCGCGTCGATGGTGGCGAGCTTGCCGCGCGCGGCCTCCTCGTGGACGACGGGGGCGACGCCGTGCGCGGAGAAGATGACGATGTTGCCCTCGGGCACCTCCTCCGTCTCCTCGACGAAGATCGCGCCCTTCTTCTCCAGGGTCTTCACCACGTACTTGTTGTGGACGATCTCGTGGCGCACGTAGACCGGGGCGCCGTACTGCTCGAGGGCTTTCTCGACGGCGATCACGGCGCGGTCCACGCCCGCGCAGTAGCCGCGCGGGGCGGCGAGGAGGACCTTGCGGCTGGGCTGCGGACCGGGAGTAGCAGACATGGGTCCCATCGTACGGCCGCGCCCCGGCAGGGGGTGATCGCGGCGGTGGCCCAGACTGGTGCGGAGCACGGGTGAGGAGGCGGGATGCCGGGTATGGACGGCGCGACCGTTGGTGAGAGGGCGCACGACGACACCGGAGCGCTGCGCCGGACGCTGTCGTTCCGGGATCTGGTCGTGTACGGGCTGCTGTTCATCGCCCCGATGGCGCCGGTGGGGATCTTCGGCACCCTCCAGGCCACGTCGCACGGCGCGATCACGGCCGTCTACGTCGTCGCCACGGTGGCGATGGCCTTCACCGCGTATTCCTATGCCCAGATGGTGCGGGTCGTCCCGAAGGCCGGCTCGGTCTACGCGTACGCCCGGGTCGGCCTGGGCCGGGGCGCGGGGTTCGTCGCCGGATGGATGGCGATGTTGGACTACCTGCTGATCCCGGCGGTGGCGTACCTGTTCTCCGGGATCGCGCTGCACGCCCTGGTGCCGCAGGTGCACCAGTGGGTGTGGACGGCGGTCGCTGTGGTGGTCACCACACTGCTGAACCTCTGGGGGGTGCGGACCGCGGCGGTGGTCGGGTTCGCGGTGCTGGCGCTGGAGATCGCGGTGCTGGTGGTCTTCGTGGTGGCGGCGGTGTGGGCGCTGGCCGCACACGGGGCGCAGCGCGGCTGGGCGGTGCCGCTGACCGGGGAGGGCGGCTTCTCGCTCGACGCGGTGCTGGCGGCGGTGTCGGTGGCGGTGCTGTCGTATCTGGGCTTCGACGCGATCGCGTCGTTCGCGGAGGAGGCTTCCGGAGGTTCGCGGCGGGTGGCGCGGGCGGTGGTGACGTGCCTGGTGGTGGCCGGGGTGCTGTTCGCGGTGCAGACGTACCTGGCGGCGCTGCTGGCCCCGATGAGCGCCGCGGAACTGGCCGCCCGTCCGGGCGAGCAGGGAGCCGCGTTCTATACGACGGTGGACTCCGCGGTGGGCGGCTGGCTGCACGACCTGGTGGCGGTGAGCAAGGCGATCGGGGCGGCGTTCGCGGCGCTGGCCGGGCAGGCCGCGGCCGGCCGGCTGCTGTTCGCGATGGCCCGGGACCGGCGGCTGCCGGGGGCGATGGCGAAGGTGGACGCGGGCAGCGGGGTGCCGCGCCGGGCGCTGCTGGGGGCGGCACTGGTGACGCTGGTGGCGGCGGTCTGGGCGGCCGCCCGGGACGACGGTCTGGACCGGCTGTCGTCGATCGTGAACGTCGGCGCGCTGAGCGCGTTCGCGCTGCTGCACGCCTCGGTGATCGGGTGGTTCCGGTTCCGCCGGCAGGGGGCGCCGCCGAGCGTGCTCCGGCATGTGGTGGTGCCGCTGCTGGGGCTGGCGGTGGTGGTCGCGGTGGTCGTCGAGGCGTCCCCGACCGCGCAGATCGTGGGCGGCGTCTGGCTGTTGGTGGGTCTGGTGGTGCTGGCGGTGCAGTACGCGAGGGCCGGCGCCGGTCCGTCCGACGCGTGAGGCCCGGCACTGTCGGTGGCCGCCGCTACTCTCGCTCGTATGGCTGTCTCTACGTCTCCGGAAGCGCCGATCCCGGTCGGCGAGGTGTCCCGACTCATCGGCGGGTGGATCGACCGACTCGGCGCGGTGTGGGTCGAGGGGCAGATCACCCAGCTCTCGCGGCGGCCGGGCGCGGGCGTGGTGTTCCTGACGCTGCGCGACCCGTCGCACGACATCTCGGTGAGCGTGACGTGCTACCGCCAGGTCTTCGACAAGGTCTCCGAGGTGGTGAGCGAGGGCGCCCGGGTGGTGGTGCACGCCAAGCCGGAGTGGTACGCCCCGCGCGGTCAGCTGTCGCTGCGGGCCGCCGAGATCCGACCGGTCGGGGTGGGTGAACTCCTCGCCAGGCTGGAGCAGTTGAAGCGGACGCTGACCGCCGAGGGGCTGTTCGCGGCGGAGCGCAAGCGCCCGCTGCCGTTCCTGCCGCAGCTGATCGGGCTGGTCTGCGGCCGGGCCAGCGCCGCCGAGCGCGATGTGCTGGAGAACGCCCGGCACCGTTGGCCGGCGGTCCGCTTCGAGGTGCGCAATGTGCCGGTGCAGGGGGTGCACGCGGTGCCGCAGGTGATCGCCGCGGTGCAGGAGCTGGACGCACTGCCCGAGGTGGACGTGATCATCGTGGCGCGCGGCGGCGGCAGCGTGGAGGACCTGCTGCCGTTCTCCGACGAGCAGTTGGTGCGGGCGGTGGCGGAGGCGCGCACGCCGGTGGTCTCGGCGATCGGCCACGAGCCGGACAGCCCGCTGCTGGACCTGGTTGCCGACCTGCGCGCCTCGACGCCGACGGACGCGGCGAAGAAGGTGGTGCCGGACGTGGGCGAGGAGCTGGCCCGGGTCCGTCAACTGCGGGAGCGGGCCCGGCGCGCGCTCGGCGGCTTCCTGGACCGCGAGGAGCGGGGCCTTGCGGCGGCGCTGCAGCGCCCGTCGATACAGCATCCGCAGCGGATGGTGGAGCAGCGCGAGGAGCAGGTCACCGCCCTGCTGGAGCGCGGCCGCCGGACGCTGGGCCATCTGCTGGACCGCGCGGACTCCGAGCTGGTGCACACGTTGGCGCGGGTGGTGGCGCTCTCCCCCAAGGCGACTCTCCAGCGTGGTTACGCGGTGCTCCAGCGGCCGGACGGGGCGGCGGTGCGCGCGCCGTCCGAGGTGGCGGTGGACGAGGAGCTGCGGGCCCGGGTGGCCGAGGGCGAGTTCCGGGTGCGGGTGGCCGCGGTCCCGGGTGCGGATTTCGAGCAGACGGTTCCGACCAGGGCGGACTCATAGGGTGGGAGACATGGCGAAGACGGATGACGTGGTGGACGAGGCGGCCGGCGGAGCGCCGGTGGATTCCACCCTCGGCTACGAGCAGGCGCGGGACGAGCTGATCGAGGTCGTCCGCCGCCTGGAGGCGGGCGGCACGACACTGGAGGAGTCGCTCGCCCTGTGGGAGCGCGGCGAGGAGCTGGCGAAGGTGTGCCGCCGCTGGCTGGACGGCGCCCGGGCGCGCCTGGACGCGGCGCTGGCGGAGGGGTCGCCGGAGAACGGCGAAGCGGAGCAGGAGTAGGCGTAGGAGTACGCGTAGGGCCGAACCAAGGGCGGACCCGAGCCCCTCGTCCCGAGCGGCGGCGAACCCGAGTGGCCTTCCGTATTCCGGATTCCGGAAGGTCGCTCCCGCCTTGTGAAGCGCCTCACACTTTCCAGCCGTTAGTTGAACTTTAATCTATCTCGGTTAGAGTGGTTCCCGTAGACAGCACAGTCTTCGAAGATCCGTAACCACCCCAAGCCCGAGGTGCCCCGATGTCTCTCGCCCTTGACGCAGCCGCCCAGGACCTCCTCTTCCGCGAGGCCCAGACCGCCAACACGTTCACGGACGAGCCGGTGACGGACGAGCAGGTCCAGGCCATCTA is a genomic window containing:
- a CDS encoding serine/threonine-protein kinase; protein product: MMMGPRDGRRFVGLGGRFELVDHMGSGGFGDVWRARDAMLGREVALKFLALDRLAGPRPDPERVRQIRERFARESLIAAKVDSPYVASIYDCDMDNETPFLVMEYVDGEPLNAHVGITPLPLARTCRWSGQIAQGLAAAHDQSVVHRDIKPGNVLVREADSDVRLVDFGLSRFVDATETRSAAGTPLYMSPERCRAEPGDERSDLYSLGCVMYEMVTGWPPFGDTRADPVALTQAHQNKAPTPPRARVAGVPPTLEKLIMTLLAKDPQHRPRNARAVVHAIKEIEQDLDASGAEQRAHGPAPGSDASGNGFADQLSAAELTVRRLIWKHGQDHALVITARMELADLTGHSGDVRGAAELYDRLGQDCSTWFGPGHSRTLDAFEGMARWVSA
- the ppgK gene encoding polyphosphate--glucose phosphotransferase, which produces MRVFGVDIGGSGIKGAPVDLERGELADERYKVLTPHPATPEAVADCVREVVDHFGWTGPVGATFPGVVTGGTTRTAANVDKRWIGTDAAALLTGRLGGDTGGSPVTLLNDADAAGLAEMQFGAGRGRNGTVVVLTFGTGIGSAVFIDGRLVPNTELGHLELHGHDAEKRASTKAKEDEELNWQQWAHRVQKYLAHVEMLFSPALFVIGGGVSRKAEKFLPLIEGIRAEIVPARLQNDAGIVGAAMAARPSAAGSTGAAQAAPATGAPPAAGGSPAGNGPGPAARTRPAPGPTPADRAPSAAVDSPVGWPDGRR
- a CDS encoding type II toxin-antitoxin system Phd/YefM family antitoxin, which translates into the protein MSITASEARKALFPLIKKVNDDHEAIEIVSKHGNAVLVSAEDYAALREGSYLLRSPANARRLLKAYENALGDINVSERELIDPDATDPAEGAA
- a CDS encoding exodeoxyribonuclease VII small subunit → MAKTDDVVDEAAGGAPVDSTLGYEQARDELIEVVRRLEAGGTTLEESLALWERGEELAKVCRRWLDGARARLDAALAEGSPENGEAEQE
- a CDS encoding Txe/YoeB family addiction module toxin, translated to MRLVFEDQGWEDYTSWLKNDRKMLARINKLIEDVKRDPFTGIGKPEPLKYHLPGAWSRRIDDEHRLVYLVTDKEIVILAARYHY
- a CDS encoding APC family permease; the protein is MPGMDGATVGERAHDDTGALRRTLSFRDLVVYGLLFIAPMAPVGIFGTLQATSHGAITAVYVVATVAMAFTAYSYAQMVRVVPKAGSVYAYARVGLGRGAGFVAGWMAMLDYLLIPAVAYLFSGIALHALVPQVHQWVWTAVAVVVTTLLNLWGVRTAAVVGFAVLALEIAVLVVFVVAAVWALAAHGAQRGWAVPLTGEGGFSLDAVLAAVSVAVLSYLGFDAIASFAEEASGGSRRVARAVVTCLVVAGVLFAVQTYLAALLAPMSAAELAARPGEQGAAFYTTVDSAVGGWLHDLVAVSKAIGAAFAALAGQAAAGRLLFAMARDRRLPGAMAKVDAGSGVPRRALLGAALVTLVAAVWAAARDDGLDRLSSIVNVGALSAFALLHASVIGWFRFRRQGAPPSVLRHVVVPLLGLAVVVAVVVEASPTAQIVGGVWLLVGLVVLAVQYARAGAGPSDA
- a CDS encoding 4-hydroxy-3-methylbut-2-enyl diphosphate reductase, translated to MGPMSATPGPQPSRKVLLAAPRGYCAGVDRAVIAVEKALEQYGAPVYVRHEIVHNKYVVKTLEKKGAIFVEETEEVPEGNIVIFSAHGVAPVVHEEAARGKLATIDATCPLVTKVHKEAVRFANEDYDILLIGHEGHEEVIGTSGEAPEHIQLVDGPKDVANVEVRDPEKVVWLSQTTLSVDETMETVDALKGRFPNLLSPPSDDICYATQNRQIAVKQMGAHADLVIVVGSRNSSNSKRLVEVALGAGATASYLVDYAEEIDESWLEGVTTVGVTSGASVPEILVDGVLEWLAARGFDDVETITAAEESIAFSLPKELRRDLRAEAKAAVED
- the ychF gene encoding redox-regulated ATPase YchF; protein product: MSLTIGIVGLPNVGKSTLFNALTKNDVLAANYPFATIEPNVGVVGVPDARLTKLAEIFGSARVLPATVDFVDIAGIVRGASEGEGLGNKFLANIRESDAICQVIRAFKDENVVHVDGKVSPKSDIETINTELILADLQTIEKVLPRLQKESRIKKDVAPKVKAVEEVKAILEEGRTLFAAGYVQGTEKTELLHDLHLLTTKPFLYVFNVDEEELTDEDFKNEQRALVAPAEAIFLNAKLEADLAELDDEEALELLQSVGQEEPGLATLARVGFDTLGLQTYLTAGPKESRAWTIKKGATAPEAAGVIHTDFQKGFIKAEVVSFADLVETGSVAEARSAGKARMEGKEYIMQDGDVVEFRFNV
- the xseA gene encoding exodeoxyribonuclease VII large subunit codes for the protein MAVSTSPEAPIPVGEVSRLIGGWIDRLGAVWVEGQITQLSRRPGAGVVFLTLRDPSHDISVSVTCYRQVFDKVSEVVSEGARVVVHAKPEWYAPRGQLSLRAAEIRPVGVGELLARLEQLKRTLTAEGLFAAERKRPLPFLPQLIGLVCGRASAAERDVLENARHRWPAVRFEVRNVPVQGVHAVPQVIAAVQELDALPEVDVIIVARGGGSVEDLLPFSDEQLVRAVAEARTPVVSAIGHEPDSPLLDLVADLRASTPTDAAKKVVPDVGEELARVRQLRERARRALGGFLDREERGLAAALQRPSIQHPQRMVEQREEQVTALLERGRRTLGHLLDRADSELVHTLARVVALSPKATLQRGYAVLQRPDGAAVRAPSEVAVDEELRARVAEGEFRVRVAAVPGADFEQTVPTRADS